A region of the Stieleria neptunia genome:
ATTGCTCCCGGTTTCGGCGTCGTTCGAAATGGCCGAACATCCCGTACGCGCACAAGAGGAGCGTTGCCATGCCGGCCAAGCGTACGAAATGACGTCGAGATGCTTTGACCATCAATGCGATGTCGTCTTGTGACCAAATCGATCGTTCGGAGAACAACACAATTCCGGAATACTCGATCAACGAAGGCAGAAATCGATTTTCGCGTCGTCGTTGCCAAGCCACAGACAACTCCTTGAGCTTTCGTTCGGCGCGGCCTCGTCGTGTCTCGAGTTGTTTCGCGGTGAGCCATTTTCTGATCGCGGGAACAAGGTAGTCATGCGCCAACTGATAGGCCGGGCGACCGGAAACCGATCCCTCGTCACTTGAATCTTCGCCCAGTTCGACGGCGGTGATGAGTTTCAGTTTGTCGTCAAGGAGGGTGAGAATCCGTTGGAATGACTTGCGGTACAGTCCTCTCGTCACCACCTCGAGAAATTCAACGGGACGCGCCGCACCGCTGAGATCCGCCGTATCGGAATCCGGCAACAAGCTCCCCATGATGCGACACAGGGCGAGGTCTTCGGCGACAGACAACCCCGTTTTCTCGAGCGCCAGAACGTCATTCAAGAAACTCACGCCTAATCCATCCAAACCGCCAACTTGAGCGATACTGTCCGATTCCCACGGTTTGTCGGCCATCATCTGAGTAAACATCGCGATTCGGACGGCACTGATCCCTTCCTGCTGCGACAGCGTTGCAACCGCTTGATCAAGAAATCGAGACTGTGACGACGAGACCTGGGTCGACAATTTGCCCAATGCCTGTCCCAGCCGGGTAAGAACGCGTCGCGCATGTCGTGGCGTGAACGGCTGGATCAACCAATAGTTCTTGCCTTCGGCGAGCGGTTGGTCCAGTGTCTGAAAAAGCTGGTTCACACTCGAAAAAAAGTCATCGCGAACGATCAGCAAAGCTTGAACTCGACTTCCGTCACACTGTTGAAATCCCTTCACCAGGACAGGGTCGATGTGGGATCGATCAGAAATCAGCCAACGTTCAAACTGGTCGATCACAATCAAAAGTTTACGAGCAGGATCGGAGTCGCGCACCGATGCGAGCAGTTCGGGCAATGACGTGTGATGCTCGTGTCCGGGCATGGCTCGCCGTAGTCGCCGGGTCAAAGCGGTTTCGGTGTCGTTCTGTGATGCGACGAGATAGACCGGGAGAACGCGGTTGAGATCAAGAGCCGGCAAGAACCCGGCACGGACCAGGGATGACTTGCCGCTACCTGAAGGACCATAGATCAATCCAACACAGAAGTCCTTTTGCTTTGCGCTTCCTTCAAGCAGAGAGACCCATCCTTGAATCGACGGCGCGTTGCCGTTTTGCTCCCCTGGTAGCGGAAGCAGCTCTCGGAAACCGTTCGCGTCGCGGTCGGTAAAGCAACGGAGCCCCGGGTAGATCAAATCCCCATCCGGCCCCAATTCTGGTGAATCCAATGACAGTTCTTCAAGGCAACGTGTGATCGCTGCGCGCAAGTCATCGACGCAATCGAATCGATCGTCCGGATGTTTTGCAAGACAACACGCGCAAAGTTTCTGCACCGACGTCGGGATCTCGGTGGCGTTGGGGAATGGGATCTGTATTTTCTGATTGCTGATTTTTTCGAACAATTCGTTTGTCGTGGGTGCAACAAAAGGGCGCCCCCCCGTCAACAATTCGTACAGCATGACGCCCAGGCCCCAGACGTCGGTCCGCTCATCGATGATCCTATCATCGCCTCGGATTTGTTCGGGAGACATGGAGATCGGCGTACCGACGCGAGATCCCATGGAACGTTGCTGGAAGGATTCGGAAATTGCCAATCCGAAATCCGTCACCCGCGGCGTACCGCTGTGATCGATCAGCACGTTGGCAAGCTTGAGATCACAGTGAATGACACCGCGTTGATGGGCGTGGGCAACCCCCGCCGCGATCTCATCGATGATCTCCATCGCCCGACGCGCGGACAGTTTTCGGCTTTTGGCCCACGTTGAAAGATCCTGGCCTTGGACGTATTCGTAAACAATTGCCGGAATGCCGTTCTCCTCGAACGCCTCATAGACGGTGACGATCGACGGATGATTCAATCGGGCGGCCGATCGCGCCTCGCGAAGAAACACGTCGATCGTCGCACCGGTGATCTTGCCCGCCAAGTGCGGTAACTTGACCGCAACCACGCGATTGAGTCGCGGATCGACGGCGCGACAAACACGTCCAAATCCCCCGCCGCCGACGCACTCAATGATGTGAAACCGTCCGATCGAGTGTAGATCATTTTCGACCGGCGATTTGCCGGCGTGTTCGACCTGAGGCGGCCGGGCTGCGACAGACGCATTGCGGATCGCCTCCGCGACGATTTTCGTGTCGCCAGGAAATCGAGTGTGGTACTCATTGAAATTGATCCAGTCACCGCGCTGATGACGAATCTGGATTTCCGTCGTCAATAATTCCGTCAGCAGGGTGTCGCGTTCGTCCGACGGACATCCATCTAAAAATTGTTCAATCGATGCGTTTGAACCAGACTCGAACTTTGATTCGAAAGCGTCCGCGATGCGGTCGATTCGCTCCTCAGCTGACAACGAAAGTATATCGTCCGAACTCACGAGTTAGTCTCTCAACGATAGCCAAGCGTCACTCTATTGGAACAAACGAACTTCGCAATCGGCCCCAGCTGCAATTGCGAAAAATACATCGCGATCCAGATCGTCAGTGGAAAGTGCAGCAAGTACAGCCAATACGATGAATCTGAAATGTATCGCAGCCTGGCGCTGGGGTGGTGGAAGTAGGTCTGAAAGAACCTCAAGAAGCCAAACACCAGCGTCCACATCGCCAGTGCGTCGATCGCACGATAAACCGCCTTCAATGCGATGATCGATGCCGTGTATCGCACCGGATCCGCAAAGGCCCTCGGAATCAACTCATCGAGCGTCATTCGATTTCGCAAGACGATTTCCAACAGCACCGCCCAGCCGCGAAACGCGTCCAGATCGTGATAGCGGTGCGGAGCATTTGTAGCGACGATCGCCGATTCTGAGTGATGATTCACCACACGGACTCACTGCTTCTTGGTGCGTTTGATCATCATGGGTTTCCCCATCCACGAACCGCGGTACTCCGATTTTCCGCCAGCAAATGTCAGTTGACAGGCGAAGTGGTGAGTCTGGCCGTCTACTGTACTGGTTCCCGTTCCCTTCCAAACACCAGATCCGATGTCTGACCAGCGGATTTCCCACTTTGACCCGTCCGACCGAAAACCATGTTCAACTAATGATTGACTCGCCGCGTCCCATCCGACGATCGCATCGTCAAAGGCGCCAGATTCTGGATTGATTTGTCGATAAACGATCGCGTTGCGGCCCGGTTGCCAAGCGGCGTCAAATTGCTTGACTTTCGTTTCGTCTCCGATCATCACTTTACATTCCCACTGCCCCAGGAGTGTCTCCAAGTCTTCGGCGAGTTGCGATGGCATCGCGATCGACGTTCGGCTTGCAACCGTGGTGATCTCAGGCATCGCTTTGCCGTCCCGAACCCAATCGCGTTTCACCATGACCAACTCGTTGTCACTCTTCCAAGCGAATTCGCGAGTTGCGGTCGCCGGCTGGAATTTCCCGCCCACCGTCCTCTCGGAGTACTCACCCTTGCAGATCCAGTTATCGGGATCGGAGAAATCGAAGGTCGATTTTGACGTGTCGCCGTCCGAAGAAAACGTGTATTCGATCGCCTTTTCTGTCACCGGGTCGTATCCGATCAGTCCGTTCGCGGAGAAGACCACGCCGGTAACAGCATCGGGGCCAGAAAATTCCCATTGAAGGCAGTGCCCGCCTTTGGCCCAACGAACCAAACCTTCGGTTCGAGACGATTTACCCTGGAACGTCGACTGCAGGGACCAACGCCCCGTCAATCGATCGAGTTGTCGATAGACGTCCTCGGGCATCAGACGTTCATCACTGACGGACTTTCCCGTCGACAGAGGTGCCGTCGGGTCCGGCCAACCGCGTTCGTGGACGATTTGCCAATCCCCATCGATTCTGTTGTAGACCGAAGTGTAGTTCCCGGCGGTCACCAGCCCCGCTTGGCGGTGATGGGAGTCTTCCCAACGACCGCTTTCGATGCCCGTGTTCTCATCAATCAACCGAGGTGACCCCACATCGCGTCGAATCGTCGTCTGCACGTTGGGGTTGGCATCAAAGTAGTTCTGCCACTCACGCCTCATGTGCTCGCGCCCGACGCGAGGCATTCCGTTGTGCACGACGTCGCAATCCTTCGAATAGAGCGTGGACAGGGCGTCGGCGTCATGGCCGTTGAAATGTTTCTCGAACGCTTCACTGCGCTGCTGCAATTTCTTCAACGCGTGATCGCCTGGCTGCGCCGAAGCAAAACCGGCCAGGGTTGTCAGAAGAAAAACCAATGCTAGAAATCGCGATGACATAGGTCGGATCCTGCGAAAAGTGGGAAGAGAGGGGTGCCCTTACCCTGCTTCTCGCAGACCATGACCGACACCCGCCATCGGGTGGTCATTTTTGCAGAGTTTTTTTGTCCGCCTCGCGATTGGTCAGCCGGGGAGCGAATTCCAGCCTAGTGGCACTCCCCCGCGACGTCCTGCACCACCTGACACGCGTACACTTCACGCGACTAGAACGCGGTGCGGTTCCCGTTACCGGAGTGTCCCGCCGACGATTTGTTCCCGCAGCGTTCGCAGCTGGGCCAGGCGTTCTTCCAGTTGCGCGATCTGTCGATCGATCGAATCGACGTTCCTCGCTTCGACCGGCATCAGCAGATCGCCACGGTTGGCGTCGGTCTTGCTGATCCGGTGCAGGATCGGGATCACGATCGAGATCGCGGCGACGACGATCGAATGGGCTGCGAGAAATCGCCACAAGAGTTCCGAGTTGATTTCGAAGACGATGACCGCCGCGATCAACAAGGCCAAACCAAAGATGATCTGGGATCCGATGAAGTAGACCCAGCGAAATCGGTTGGCCAGCTTGGCGATCGACAGCAGCGACACATGGATCGTCGCAACACCGATCGAAATCAACACGGTCGTCGTCTTCCAGTAGGCTTCCGAGCCGATTTCGCACCAAATCCCAAACAACAGCAAAACGGTCGTCACCGCCGTCAGCACCAACCCGGACTTGGGCATGGCATTGAATCCCGACGGGGTGCGGGACAGGTCACAAGCCAACCCGCACACGCTGGCCACCGCGATGATCACCGTGGTCAAGATCACGCGGACTTCCAACCACCCCCAGTTCCCCCGCAGCACCAGCACGATCCCCAACAGCGCGCTCAACAGCACGGAACCGATCAACAGGTAAAGAAGCGGCTTTTTGAGACTGCTGGGCGTCGTCATGGGGAGGTTCCTGGGCGATGGGCGCGTACCCGACGCGCTGCGAAATCATGGTCCACTGATCAGGAGAGCCCACGGCGGTCGGGGTCGTGCATCGATTCAACACGAAAACGCAGGAAAACCGAAACCCGGGAGGACTGCGTCGCGCGGGTTGGCCGGCCGAATGAGCGAAGTGAGGGGGAGGTCGAACGGTGAATCGCCACTTTCATTTTAGTGGTCTCCGGCCCTTTCGGCGCACCAAAGGAAGCCTTCTTCTCGCGACACTCGACAGATTCAGAGACGTCCGTGCAACCGATCGGGGGCGTTCGTCGCGATGAGATGGCGTTCAGCGAGAAGTGTCTTATTTTCAACGATTCAAAGAACGCACGACCTCCTCACGGGAGGTTTACTTCCGATCGGTGGACACCAGCTGCTGCGTCAGGAATTCGGCGAATCGATCCAGCGGCGGGGTTTCCAGACCGGCGATTTTGGCTTCATCGTCCCAGCGTCTCAACCGGACGGCGTCCTCGGCAAACGGTTGGACGATAAACTGTTCCGCTTCTTCCGCCGTCATCGGTCCGCCCTGCAAGGCCAGACTGACCCGAGACGGTTCGCTGAGCGCACTCATGTAGTCCGGATCCACGGCACAAAGATACCGTTTCGCTTCAACGTGCATCCGGACCGGTTCGGTGACGGCATCGGAAAACAGCGGACGCAAAAAGTGATCCCCGGATCGCTCGTGATGATCGTCGATCCCCGCATCCGGTGCATCGTCGGGCAGGTCATGCAGCAAATGCCCGATGTCGTGCAACAGGGCTGCGACGATCAACGACGGTTTTGCATCGGCCTGAAGGGCGAGAAACGCCGCTTGCAACGCGTGCTCGCGTTGCGTCACCGGTTCGCCCCCGTATTCCGAATCTCCCTTGCGATCAAACAACTTAATGATCTGTTCGGTTGTTGTCATGGTGTTTGCGGCCTGGGATGCACAGCCCTGGGACGCACCGCGACGCGGATCGGGCGATGCTGGATGGAAAATTCAATCGCGGCGTTGGCCTCTGACAGGTCAAACGTCCGTGCCACCAGTTCGGCGAACGGGTACTTGTGGTGACATCGGCTGATGAAGTCGATCGCGCGACGCAAATCGACCGGCGCGTAGTTGTGGACGCCGACAATGGACATCCACTTGCGAACAATGTTGGTCGGATCCAGCTGCACCGGCCGTGATTCCATCACCGAACCGACCAGGATCACCCGTGCACCGACATCGCCGATTCGACACGCCGTTTCGATCGCGTCGGGCGAACCGGAACATTCCAAGATGACATCGAAGGGGCCGTCAAGTGATCCGATCGAGTCGACCGCAATGGTGTCCGTGGCGCCAAACCGTTTGGCCAGCTCCAGCCGCTGCGGGTCGACGTCGCAAATCGTCACCTGCTTGGCCCCGGACTCCTTGCCCATGGCGACGGCCGTCAATCCCAGCATGCCGGCGCCGAAGATCAAAACGCGTTGATCGGAAACGTCGCCGGCCATCCGATACGCCGCCGCGATGGTGGACGTCGCACAGTTGATCGGACTGGCCACTTCGTCCGGCAACTCAGCCGGCAACCGGGCGATCGTCGTGCCGCGTCGCAGCAAAATGGACTCGGCCAGCCCGCCGCTGAGCGCCTCGCGCCCGGCGGCGACCGAATGGCCGTATTTCACCAAGTGACGACACTTCTGCGGCATGCCCGATCGGCAGCGGTCGCAATCAAAGCAACTGACGCAGACCGACCACGTGACGCGATCGCCGACTTCAAGCGGTTGCCCCTCGACGTCCTGCGGAACGGGTTCGGCGAGTTCGACGATTTCACCGACAACTTCGTGGGCCAAAATCGATGGCGTCGGTTCGATTCGCAACCCTTTTAGGGTGTGAAGATCACTGCCGCAGATCGTGCAGAGCCGGATCCGAACCAGTGCTTCACCGGCCAACAGACTCGGTCGCGGAAACGTTTCCAATGCAAGCGGTTGGCCGGCCCGATGAAAGACCGCCGCTCGGCAAGTCGACGGTTGACTCGACGCTTGCATCGGTGCTGGCGTGGAAGGGCGACGTTCAGGCATTGCCGCCCCCGGCTTCCACGGTTTGCACCGGTTCCGCATGCGCCGCCATCGGATTCCGTTCGCCGTCGACTTCCACGCCGTCGACTTCAATCACGGTGCGGAAATAGCGTAGGGAGAAACACAAGGCGGCGACCGAGACGAAGCTTGAAACCAGCAGAAGCATGCGAAACGACGGCAAGACGGAATCCGGAGACGGGAGCGTCATTCGGATCGACAACACGACGGCGTACCCCAAGTAACCGACGGCGTCGGCAACATACATCAAAAACACGACATTGGCGGGGTGACGGGACGCCGCGACCAGTCGTTCGAAGACGGTGGTGTGAAACGCAACGTAGGGGACATACATGCCCACGCCGCACGAAACCATGAACATGAACGGGGAGATCAGGCCGCCGGACTGCAAGATCGCCGACGCACCGACGATGGCGAACGCACCGCACATCAAGATCGTTACGATTCGAACGGCCGCCATGTTGTGCCGGATCCAAACCGCAAAGGCGTTGAACACCGTGACCAGCAGTGCGACAACAATTTCGGAACGCGCGAAAACCGAAGGCGTTTCGCCGACCCCGAGGTCGCGCCAGATTTCCACCGCGAAATCGTCTCGGACGGTACGAATGACGGTCAACGCCACGTAGACGAAAATCAACAGCGACAACCCCGGCCAATACTCCATCCAAAATCGACTCCGATCCTGCCGCGTCATCGCATCTCTATCGCTGCGATGTCGGCGATCCGTTTGATCCGGAGGCGGTGTAGACTGGAGCAACCAGACCGAAACCAGCAGCGGAACCAGGAAAATTAGCCCGACGAGCATCGGCATCTGAAACTCGCTGACGCCCCAGTCCTGGATGACCCAACGTCCGATCGACTTCACCACACCGGACGAAATGATAAAGCTCGCACACAGCGCCGCCGAAAGCGCCTCGGTCTGTTTCCTGCCTTCCAAGTAGGCCAGGACCAGCCCAAACACCATTCCCAACGGAAAGCCGTTCAAGAACAACAAGGGCGCCTTGAACGTGAGCGGCGCATAGGCAAATCCGACCAGCGCCAATTCCGCCGTCAGGATCAGCCCCACGATGGCGATGGCACGCCGATGACGCGGCATTTCCGAGACGACTCGAATGCCGACGAATTTCGAAATCATGTAGCCGGCCAGTTGCGAAATGACCAGGACCGATTTCAGCCCCATCCCCAACAGTTCCTGACCCTCGTACGTTCCGGCGGTAAAGGGTTTTCGAAACGCGTACATGCAAAAGTACGTGCAGAACGCCGCGACCGCGGCCAGCAACAGTCGCGAACGGGGATTACTGCCGTCGGAAGGAGCGTCTGCCGAGGCGATGTCAGAATCGGTGGAGGGCACGGCAAGAAACTCGGTGGACCGGATTGATCACGTCGATGTCGCGACAACCGCTCGAATAAAAAGGGATACGTCCGGCCCACAGGATACCGTATCGGGATCAACGGTCACCAATCGAGCGTCCCCGGAAGGAACTCATTTATCAGTTCTTCATAGAACGGACGCAAGGCATCCACGTTCGGCCGGCTATCGCTTTTGGTATACAGGTCATACGGGTTGAAAGCCCGCACCCATTTGAACATCCGATGATCGTGATCATTCATCAGATGGTCGTACGCCGATTCTCGGTGGCCGGGATAAAACGAATGGTAACGGATGATCGCCAGTGCTTCGGCGGGCAGCCGATCCTTGACGACCTGGTACAAGTACTCGTCGTGCCCCCACGAAAGGAACACGTTGTCGAGCCCGACGCCGGGCGAATAGACGCCGTACTCGGTGTTGTACCGCTGGTCGGTCGAATCGGGGTTCTCGGCAAAAAATTCCGGAAACACGATCCGCCCAGAGAACCGGCAACCTACCGGAAACGTGTCTCCAACCACCGCCCATTGGGGTTCACCGAACAGGCACAACACCTTGCCGAGATCGTGGATCAACCCCGTCAGGACAAACCAGCGCGGATGGCCGTCGGCGCGAATCGATTCGGCGGTCTGCAACAGATGCTCGATCTGAGAAAGATCCGTGTCGGGATCACTCTCGTCGACCAATTGGTTCAGATACTCCATCGCTTCCCAGACCGTCATCTTGCAATGCCGCAGCGGAAGGAACTGTTCGCGTTTCTGTTGCACAAAATCGTAAGTCTGATACCGGTGGTTCAGCTGATAAAACTCACGGACACCCGGCTTCGTGTCTTCACCATAATTTCGAAACTCGTCGGTCGGCTTGTTCGGTTCGGGATAGCGACGCACCAGATCCGCCTCCCAGTCCTCGAGATCCTCGAGCGGTTTAGCCGGGTCGGTGCGGTGATCGGCGGGGTTGGATGGCACAGACATCTTTGATTGCGAACGGGGGGCGAGAACGTACATGGAATCCGTTTCACGGCGGATTCAAGTTTACACCGAAGCCGAGCGGCGAACACGTGTCGTGCACGTGCGAGAGGCTTCCAGCCTGTCAAATCCGCGTACCTGCCTTGATTTGGACATCATCATCCTCGCGAGTAAGACCGATGGGCCGTTAGAATCGTAGCACCTCAGGGAGAAAAACAATGCGTGAACATGGCGACTACGAATCCTATCGTGGCATCCCACCGCTGGCCGGACTGTGTTCGATGGCGCGTGCGGTCGACGGCGATTGGGATCTGGATCAAAGCTTGCGACGGCTGAAACGACTTCACTACGTCCTGAAACGATTGCACGAGACGTTGACCGCCAAGATCACCGCGGAGCCGATTTACGAACTGAAGACGGCGTTCAGCTACCACGCTTACCTGTGTGCCGAACAGGTGACGTTGATCCGTCGTCGCGTCGGTGAGATGCGCGAGCCGCCGCTGGGGCTGGATGTGATCCCGGATCCGGCGCTCGAGCGTTTGATGGATGAAGTCGTCGCGGCGCCATCGACGCCGGAATTGCTGGCCGGTCTCTACGGCGTCGTCTTGCCCGCGGTGCGACAGGCTTGCCGGCGATTGCAAACCGACGCGCATCCCCTGGCCGACGCGCCGACCGTTCGCGTCGCCAAACTGATCGCGTTTGAACTCGAAGACGTTGTCCGCTTCGGCGCCGAAGCCCTCCGCTGTCTGGACAGCGATTCCCAGCAAGCCGATTCCACGCAAGTCGATCGCGAGCCCTGGATCCGACACTTGGAACAGTGCCTGCAAGCCGCCGGCCAACTCGACGGCGTCGAATCGGCCGACGAAGCGGTCCCCGAACCCTGGCACAGTGCCCAACCCTACCAGTACGACAAAGAACCGCGCCGCGACGAACGCTTTTGCGATTGCTACAACGCCGGCGTCAACCCGGAAGTCTTCTTGTACGACGAACAATTCTCGCCGCAAGACAAGACGCTGATGATGTACTACAAACGGCTTCGCGAAATCGATGTTCCGGAAATGATGGCCAGCATCCTGGTGGAACTGCGCGCAGACGAACCCTGGGAATTCCACATGGAGATGTCACGCCAACTGTGGGACGAAGCCCGTCACGCGATGATGGGCGAAGTCGGCTTTGTGGCGTTGGGAATCGATTGGCGTACGATCCCGATCAATTTCACTTGGTCGCGCAATCTGAATTTGCAACTCGACGCCCGTCAACGCCACGGAGTTTTGTTCTTCATCGAACAGAACCTGATGCCGCGCAACGGAAAACGTTACGAATGGGAAATCGCCAACAAAAGCGGTGATCCACTGTCGGCCCTGTTCCAAGATTTCGATTGGGCCGATGAAGTCTTGCACGCCCAAATCGGCCGCCGTTGGTATGTCCCGAGGTACACGACGCTCAAGGAGGCGCTCGACTATGGCGATGACTGTTGGTCCAAGGTGCTCAGTCATTGGAAATCGTACCGTGACCAAGGCCTGACGCAGCATCGCAATTGGTGGCCCGAACTCTACGCGAAAGCCTGCCAGATCTGGGGCAAAGATCCAGATCCACATGCGTTGGAGTTTCACGCGACGTATGAAGACACGCGGGCCGATTTGGCGAAGTTGGAGTAATTCTCGTGACGACTTAACTCGTTACGAGGCTCCGCCTCGTAACGCACTGCTCGCGAGGCTCCTGCCTCGCTACCGTCGGAGGCGGGAGCCTCCGAAACCCCGCGTTCCCAGGCCGGAGCCTGGGAACGAGTGTCACTCGGAACGACTTAACTCGTTACGAGGCTCCGCCTCGTAACGCACTGACTCGCGAGGCTCCTGCCTCGCTACCGTCGGAGGCGGGAGCCTCCGAAACCTCGCGTTCCCAGGCCGGAGCCCGGGAACGAGTGTCACTCGGAACGACTTAACTCGTTACGAGGCTCCGCCTCGTAACGCACTGACTCGCGAGGCTCCTGCCTCGCTACCGTCGGAGGCGGGAGCCTCCGAAACCTCGCGTTCCCAGGCCGGAGCCCGGGAACGAGTGTCACTCGTAACGACTTAACTCGTTACGAGGCTCCGCCTCGTAACGCACTGCTCGCGAGGCTCCTGCCTCGCTACCGTCGGAGGCGGGAGCCTCCGAAACCCCGCGTTCCCAGGCCGGAGCCCGGGAACGAGTTTGGATGCTACGATCTCCCCAGATCCCTCAACCACGCCACCAGATCGGCGAGTTCTTGTTCGCTGAGCGTTGTTTCCATCCCTTGGGGCATGATCGAAACCGTACTCGGTGAAAGTTCCTCGATCGTGTCGCGCCCGATCACGATCGGATCGCCCGTTTGTTGTTGCAAGTGAATCGAGTCGGCCGTCTCGCGAGTGATCACGCCGGAATAGACCTGACCGGAATCGGTCAACACCGTGTGCGATTCATATTGCCGCACGATACTTGCCGACGGAAAAACGATCGACTCCATTAAATCGTGCACCGACCGGTTGGCTCCGATCGTCGTCAGATCGGGACCGATCGTCCCACCAACCGCTCCCACGCGATGACACGTGGCACATTTCGATCTTTCCGAAGCGAACACCGCTCGACCACGCTCGGGATCGGCGGCTTGCACCAGCGGAATCAAGCGGTCCAGTTTTTGAACGCGTTGATCATCAAGCGATTGCAGCCGATCGAGCAATGCGTTTGCGCGGGGCAACAGTTCAGCGGGGAATCGCTTGATCACGTCGGAGACCTCGGTGGCGGGAAGGCGATCGAAGCTGCGAGCCGTTTCCAGCGCGTCCAACAGGACTTCGGCGACGTCGACCGGAAGCGTTCGACCATAGGGCCGGATCAAGTCTCGCAGTGCGGCCGGGCCGGCAGCCGACAAGTAGGGCGCCAACGTCTGCAACTGATC
Encoded here:
- a CDS encoding inositol oxygenase family protein, with product MSVPSNPADHRTDPAKPLEDLEDWEADLVRRYPEPNKPTDEFRNYGEDTKPGVREFYQLNHRYQTYDFVQQKREQFLPLRHCKMTVWEAMEYLNQLVDESDPDTDLSQIEHLLQTAESIRADGHPRWFVLTGLIHDLGKVLCLFGEPQWAVVGDTFPVGCRFSGRIVFPEFFAENPDSTDQRYNTEYGVYSPGVGLDNVFLSWGHDEYLYQVVKDRLPAEALAIIRYHSFYPGHRESAYDHLMNDHDHRMFKWVRAFNPYDLYTKSDSRPNVDALRPFYEELINEFLPGTLDW
- a CDS encoding DUF5690 family protein — protein: MPSTDSDIASADAPSDGSNPRSRLLLAAVAAFCTYFCMYAFRKPFTAGTYEGQELLGMGLKSVLVISQLAGYMISKFVGIRVVSEMPRHRRAIAIVGLILTAELALVGFAYAPLTFKAPLLFLNGFPLGMVFGLVLAYLEGRKQTEALSAALCASFIISSGVVKSIGRWVIQDWGVSEFQMPMLVGLIFLVPLLVSVWLLQSTPPPDQTDRRHRSDRDAMTRQDRSRFWMEYWPGLSLLIFVYVALTVIRTVRDDFAVEIWRDLGVGETPSVFARSEIVVALLVTVFNAFAVWIRHNMAAVRIVTILMCGAFAIVGASAILQSGGLISPFMFMVSCGVGMYVPYVAFHTTVFERLVAASRHPANVVFLMYVADAVGYLGYAVVLSIRMTLPSPDSVLPSFRMLLLVSSFVSVAALCFSLRYFRTVIEVDGVEVDGERNPMAAHAEPVQTVEAGGGNA
- a CDS encoding acyltransferase family protein, with the translated sequence MNHHSESAIVATNAPHRYHDLDAFRGWAVLLEIVLRNRMTLDELIPRAFADPVRYTASIIALKAVYRAIDALAMWTLVFGFLRFFQTYFHHPSARLRYISDSSYWLYLLHFPLTIWIAMYFSQLQLGPIAKFVCSNRVTLGYR
- a CDS encoding YybH family protein, whose protein sequence is MSSRFLALVFLLTTLAGFASAQPGDHALKKLQQRSEAFEKHFNGHDADALSTLYSKDCDVVHNGMPRVGREHMRREWQNYFDANPNVQTTIRRDVGSPRLIDENTGIESGRWEDSHHRQAGLVTAGNYTSVYNRIDGDWQIVHERGWPDPTAPLSTGKSVSDERLMPEDVYRQLDRLTGRWSLQSTFQGKSSRTEGLVRWAKGGHCLQWEFSGPDAVTGVVFSANGLIGYDPVTEKAIEYTFSSDGDTSKSTFDFSDPDNWICKGEYSERTVGGKFQPATATREFAWKSDNELVMVKRDWVRDGKAMPEITTVASRTSIAMPSQLAEDLETLLGQWECKVMIGDETKVKQFDAAWQPGRNAIVYRQINPESGAFDDAIVGWDAASQSLVEHGFRSDGSKWEIRWSDIGSGVWKGTGTSTVDGQTHHFACQLTFAGGKSEYRGSWMGKPMMIKRTKKQ
- a CDS encoding zinc-binding dehydrogenase; this translates as MQASSQPSTCRAAVFHRAGQPLALETFPRPSLLAGEALVRIRLCTICGSDLHTLKGLRIEPTPSILAHEVVGEIVELAEPVPQDVEGQPLEVGDRVTWSVCVSCFDCDRCRSGMPQKCRHLVKYGHSVAAGREALSGGLAESILLRRGTTIARLPAELPDEVASPINCATSTIAAAYRMAGDVSDQRVLIFGAGMLGLTAVAMGKESGAKQVTICDVDPQRLELAKRFGATDTIAVDSIGSLDGPFDVILECSGSPDAIETACRIGDVGARVILVGSVMESRPVQLDPTNIVRKWMSIVGVHNYAPVDLRRAIDFISRCHHKYPFAELVARTFDLSEANAAIEFSIQHRPIRVAVRPRAVHPRPQTP
- a CDS encoding phosphonate degradation HD-domain oxygenase; amino-acid sequence: MTTTEQIIKLFDRKGDSEYGGEPVTQREHALQAAFLALQADAKPSLIVAALLHDIGHLLHDLPDDAPDAGIDDHHERSGDHFLRPLFSDAVTEPVRMHVEAKRYLCAVDPDYMSALSEPSRVSLALQGGPMTAEEAEQFIVQPFAEDAVRLRRWDDEAKIAGLETPPLDRFAEFLTQQLVSTDRK